In Thalassophryne amazonica chromosome 14, fThaAma1.1, whole genome shotgun sequence, one DNA window encodes the following:
- the LOC117524733 gene encoding uncharacterized protein LOC117524733 isoform X1, with amino-acid sequence MHLFGGKVKVNVCFSRNIAVGVMEYRHFLFCLVWTCSCVAMQTSPQYKLKGKEAILIPPYFGRPENILWKHDGNKVVEFTGSVEDVYSPYENRITLDWESAELSIKDLRLNDSGVYELEVDDGNMLKHSSHKLMVIDRVSKLTITCKLNDSNRSTISEKQAVLVCSAETGPFPFLLNFEWRSVGKVQPGPELMIPLGEKHNEDVYNCSVSNPLSEDTATFTAKNCYPNKDTSVLWLIPVIIAIFIVLVVLVLVFRKRLKACIAKKEPSDEESQKTHDRNRGKYKFVKGQNSGTQEGITKANKDFYTSLSTELKNKRMNSQPRTHSAKKKTESDENLGETEEDKPTARKHGAAESDQNHLLDPKTMSDVHSGIVNDPNADTQEGMPEKGHAKRNIQLFESLSPNSKNTGQNDGQPRKYSEKKRTELDQNHDEKEENKLLFPQPHVAQMDQELESEYPARKHSAAESDQKQLLDSETKSDVKLIHSGSENEVSTLKVTEPYSLQTGDDPSTEPEDASSEYSEEAASDKVTDEERNVRESHLLDRSGDSLEEKHSDLPPSSVHEPSEKDANTHQNTTGLTPETHTSVSQDESKSHTVVDLEETSKGHNLSASPGIHTEDASFIVHKDQNMTDEQHEGENTHKSDEDRSVTQ; translated from the exons ATGCACCTGTTTGGGGGGAAAGTGAAAGTAAATGTCTGTTTTTCTCGCAACATCGCCGTCGGTGTCATGGAATATCGTCACTTTCTCTTCTGTTTGGTTTGGACCTGCTCCTGTG TTGCTATGCAGACTTCCCCACAATACAAACTCAAGGGGAAGGAGGCCATATTGATTCCACCTTATTTTGGACGGCCTGAAAATATTCTGTGGAAGCACGATGGAAACAAAGTGGTGGAGTTTACTGGTAGTGTGGAAGACGTTTACAGCCCATATGAAAATAGAATCACTCTGGACTGGGAATCTGCAGAGCTCAGTATCAAAGACTTACGCCTAAATGACAGTGGGGTGTATGAATTGGAAGTGGATGATGGCAACATGTTGAAGCACTCATCTCATAAACTGATGGTCATAG ACAGAGTTTCCAAGCTGACCATAACCTGTAAGCTGAACGACAGCAACAGATCAACCATATCTGAGAAGCAGGCAGTGCTGGTCTGCTCTGCTGAAACCGGACCATTTCCATTTTTATTAAACTTTGAATGGAGGTCGGTTGGTAAGGTGCAGCCTGGTCCAGAGTTAATGATACCTTTGGGGGAAAAACATAATGAGGATGTGTATAACTGTTCAGTGAGCAACCCTCTGAGTGAAGATACAGCAACATTCACCGCAAAGAATTGCTACCCAA ACAAAGACACCTCTGTACTTTGGCTTATCCCAGTAATCATAGCCATATTTATTGTCTTGGTGGTCTTGGTCTTGGTTTTCCGAAAGCGACTGAAAG CATGCATTGCTAAAAAAGAACCATCTGATGAGGAAAGCCAAAAGACGCATGATAGAAACAGAG ggaaatacaagtttgtaaaAGGCCAGAATTCAGGGACACAAGAAG GGATCACCAAAGCTAATAAAGATTTCTATACATCCTTATCTACAGAGTTAAAGAATAAGCGAATGAATTCACAGCCTAGAACACATTCAGCAAAGAAGAAAACAG AATCTGACGAGAATTTGGGTGAGACTGAGGAGGACAAGCCAACTGCAAGAAAACACGGAGCTGCAGAATCAGACCAGAATCACCTTTTGGATCCCAAGACAATGTCAGATGTTCATTCTG GGATTGTAAATGACCCTAATGCAGACACACAAGAAGGCATGCCAGAAAAAG GCCATGCCAAAAGGAATATACAGCTTTTTGAGTCTTTATCACCCAACTCAAAGAATACAGGACAGAACGATGGCCAGCCAAGAAAATATTCAGAAAAAAAGAGAACAG AATTGGACCAGAATCATGATGAAAAAGAGGAGAACAAGCTACTTTTTCCTCAGCCTCATGTTGCTCAAATGGATCAGGAATTGGAGTCCGAGTATCCTGCACGCAAACACAGTGCTgcagaatcagaccagaaacaacTTTTGGATTCTGAAACGAAGTCAGACGTCAAGCTGATTCATTCTG GGTCAGAGAATGAGGTCAGCACACTTAAGGTAACTGAGCCTTATTCCCTTCAGACCGGAGACGATCCAAGCACAGAGCCCGAGGACGCTTCGAGTGAATACAGTGAAGAAGCGGCCTCTGATAAGGTCACTGACGAAGAGCGAAATGTCAGAGAGTCTCATTTATTGGACCGTTCTGGTGATTCTCTGGAGGAGAAACACTCAGATCTGCCGCCGTCCAGCGTACATGAACCATCTGAGAAGGACGCAAACACCCACCAAAACACAACAGGGCTGACTCCAGAGACACACACATCAGTTTCCCAAGATGAAAGTAAATCACATACAGTAGTTGACCTGGAAGAAACCAGTAAAGGTCATAATCTATCGGCGTCTCCAGGTATTCACACTGAAGACGCTTCTTTCATCGTTCATAAAGATCAAAATATGACAGATGAGCAGCATGAGGGCGAGAACACACACAAGTCAGATGAGGACCGTTCAGTCACACAGTAG